From a single Ciconia boyciana chromosome 6, ASM3463844v1, whole genome shotgun sequence genomic region:
- the SLC5A12 gene encoding sodium-coupled monocarboxylate transporter 2 yields the protein MSNFVAPEVKKFVAWDYVVFAALFLVCASIGVFFAVKERKKKTSKEFLVGGKQMTCGPIAFSLTSSFMSAVTVLGTPSEVYRYGASFVLFFLSYALVIIFTAELFLPVFYRSGITSTYEYLELRFNKIVRLAATLIYILQTILYTGIVVYAPSLALNQVTGFDLWGSVVATGIVCTFYCTLGGLKAVVWTDAFQMIVMVVGFVTVLIRGTTLNGGPTKVWEDAYEGSRLNIFDFDVDPLRRHTFWTIVFGGTFTWLGLYGVNQSTIQRCISCKSEKHAKLALYLNLLGLWTVLVCAVFCGLVMYSHYKSCDPWTANFISAPDQLMPYFVMDIFSSMPGVPGLFVACAFSGTLSTVAASINALATVTFEDLVKKGFPNLSEKMSTWISKGLCMLYGTLCTSMAAGASLLGGVVQASLSIHGMCGGPMLGLFTLGIVFPCANWKGAIGGLLAGITLAFWAGTGSFIYPAPPTKSIPLQLSTLNCTLANSTEALTTAAPTVTPDRPLLADTWYSLSYLYFSAIGCLGCAITGLLISFVTGPSKGEDIPPVLIKPVCNLFCFWSERLKAFLWCGVRHGSQEVDFEKNLPKVIANKTGTDDTFQNNINKENKRQFPGYNPEENSYTNMSRESRL from the exons ATGTCAAACTTCGTAGCTCCAGAAGTCAAAAAATTTGTGGCTTGGGACTACGTTGTATTTGCAGCACTATTTTTAGTATGTGCTAGCATTGGAGTCTTTTTTGCAgttaaagagaggaaaaagaaaacttcaaagGAATTTTTGGTGGGTGGTAAGCAGATGACATGTGGACCAATAGCTTTCTCTCTCACATCAAGTTTCATGTCAGCAGTCACTGTTCTGGGGACACCCTCCGAGGTTTATCGCTATGGGGCATCCtttgttctgttctttctttcatatGCGCTTGTCATCATTTTTACTGCCGAACTTTTTCTACCTGTATTTTACAGATCTGGCATTACAAGCACTTATGAG TATTTGGAGTTAAGATTTAACAAGATTGTCCGTCTTGCTGCAACATTGATCTACATCCTGCAGACG attCTTTACACGGGAATAGTGGTTTATGCTCCATCACTGGCACTCAACCAAG TCACTGGATTTGATCTCTGGGGCTCTGTAGTTGCAACAGGAATTGTCTGCACTTTCTATTGCACTCTG gGAGGATTAAAAGCTGTTGTCTGGACAGATGCATTTCAAATGATTGTCATGGTGGTTGGCTTTGTGACGGTTTTGATTCGAGGAACTACTCTGAACGGTGGACCGACCAAGGTCTGGGAAGATGCCTATGAAGGATCACGACTAAACATATTTGA CTTTGATGTAGATCCTTTGAGACGCCATACCTTTTGGACAATTGTTTTTGGGGGAACGTTTACATGGCTAGGGCTCTATGGAGTTAATCAGTCCACAATACAGAGATGCATTTCTTGCAAATCAGAAAAGCACGCTAAACT GGCACTTTACCTGAATTTATTGGGACTTTGGACAGTCCTGGTGTGCGCAGTATTTTGTGGTTTGGTGATGTACTCTCATTACAAGAGTTGTGACCCTTGGACTGctaatttcatttcagcacCTGATCAG CTCATGCCGTATTTTGTTATGGACATTTTTTCTTCGATGCCAGGAGTCCCAGGACTGTTTGTCGCCTGTGCATTCAGTGGAACACTAAG CACGGTAGCTGCCAGCATCAACGCTTTAGCAACTGTTACCTTTGAAGACTTGGTCAAGAAAGGTTTCCCGAACCTCTCCGAGAAGATGAGCACATGGATCAGCAAAGGCTTAT GTATGTTATACGGCACACTGTGCACTTCAATGGCTGCAGGAGCATCGCTGCTGGGAGGAGTTGTGCAG GCATCCCTCTCCATCCACGGGATGTGTGGGGGGCCCATGCTGGGGTTGTTTACCCTAGGAATTGTGTTTCCTTGTGCTAACTggaag GGTGCTATCGGAGGCCTCTTAGCTGGGATCACCTTAGCTTTTTGGGCTGGTACTGGCTCTTTCATTTACCCTGCACCACCGACGAAGTCCATTCCTCTGCAACTGTCGACTCTCAACTGCACGCTGGCTAACAGCACCGAGGCGCTGACGACGGCGGCTCCCACGGTGACTCCAGACAG GCCTTTGCTGGCAGATACCTGGTACTCTTTGTCCTACCTGTACTTCAGTGCCATCGGCTGTCTGGGCTGTGCCATCACAGGGCTGTTGATCAGCTTTGTAACAG gaCCCAGTAAAGGAGAAGACATCCCACCAGTGCTAATTAAGCCAGTCTGCaacctgttttgcttttggtcCGAAAGACTCAAAGCTTTCCTCTGGTGCGGCGTGCGGCACGGCAGCCAGGAG